The Gaiellales bacterium genome has a segment encoding these proteins:
- a CDS encoding selenium metabolism-associated LysR family transcriptional regulator produces MDLRQLQTFVEVVERGSFSAAADALGVTQPAVSQQIQTLERMLGEPLIDRSGRRAAPTDRGEVLHRYALRMLALRDELARDLAQDSDQPTGHLIVGASTGPGEHVLPQLLGGFRAAHPRVEVTLRVDATGSVIDRVLDRDLELGVVGARRSHRALEFEPFLRDRVVLAVPAGHRFAGRAVSLEELVAEPQVVMQPGAGIRQVIEDELREAGVRVRDLNVAMEAGLQESAKSAVEAGYGVCFFSSLAVQKELRLGTLATAEVTGLDPVRDFYSVRLATRSRRRLTDAFLAWCRERLAADFAPVLR; encoded by the coding sequence ATGGATCTGCGGCAGCTGCAGACCTTCGTCGAGGTGGTCGAGCGCGGCTCGTTCTCGGCCGCGGCCGACGCGCTCGGCGTGACCCAGCCCGCGGTGAGCCAGCAGATCCAGACGCTCGAGCGCATGCTGGGCGAGCCGCTGATCGACCGCTCCGGCCGCCGCGCGGCCCCGACCGACCGCGGCGAGGTGCTGCACCGCTACGCGCTTCGCATGCTCGCCCTGCGCGACGAGCTTGCCCGCGACCTGGCCCAGGACTCCGACCAGCCCACCGGCCACCTGATCGTCGGCGCATCCACCGGGCCTGGGGAGCACGTGCTGCCGCAGCTCCTGGGCGGCTTCCGGGCGGCGCACCCGCGGGTCGAGGTGACGCTCCGGGTCGATGCCACCGGCTCGGTGATCGACCGCGTGCTCGACCGCGACCTGGAGCTCGGCGTCGTCGGCGCCCGCCGCAGCCATCGCGCCCTCGAGTTCGAGCCCTTCCTGCGTGACCGGGTCGTGCTGGCGGTCCCCGCCGGCCACCGCTTCGCCGGCCGGGCCGTGAGCCTGGAGGAGCTCGTGGCCGAGCCCCAGGTCGTCATGCAGCCCGGCGCCGGCATCCGCCAAGTGATCGAGGACGAGCTGCGCGAGGCCGGCGTGCGCGTGCGCGACCTGAACGTCGCGATGGAGGCCGGCCTCCAGGAGTCGGCCAAGTCCGCGGTCGAGGCCGGCTACGGCGTCTGCTTCTTCTCCTCGCTGGCGGTGCAGAAGGAGCTGCGGCTGGGGACGCTCGCGACCGCCGAGGTGACGGGGCTCGACCCCGTCCGCGACTTCTACTCGGTGCGCCTGGCGACGCGAAGCCGGCGGCGGCTCACGGACGCCTTCCTTGCGTGGTGCCGTGAGCGGCTCGCCGCCGACTTCGCGCCGGTTCTCCGCTAG
- a CDS encoding sigma-70 family RNA polymerase sigma factor has protein sequence MNPDQHPPEGPEARFRRVFAHLQPVADYAARRGSSDPEAIAAETMAIAWRRLDRVPVDDPRPWLFVTARNLLMAERRRSSRRSQADRVLARPEAAPAVESADPAVTRALRALPERDREALLLVAWEDLTPAQAAEALGIAPVAFRVRLLRARRRFARSLAADGLPNTPDVLEVKST, from the coding sequence GTGAACCCAGACCAACACCCCCCAGAAGGGCCGGAGGCGCGCTTCCGGCGCGTCTTCGCGCACCTCCAGCCGGTCGCCGACTACGCGGCCCGCCGCGGCAGCTCCGACCCGGAGGCGATCGCCGCCGAGACGATGGCGATCGCATGGCGCCGGCTCGACCGCGTCCCCGTGGACGACCCGCGGCCGTGGCTCTTCGTCACGGCCCGAAACCTGCTCATGGCCGAGCGGCGGCGGAGCTCGCGTCGCTCGCAGGCCGACCGGGTGCTGGCCCGGCCGGAGGCCGCACCGGCCGTGGAGAGCGCCGACCCGGCCGTCACCCGCGCCCTGCGGGCGCTCCCCGAGCGCGACCGCGAGGCGCTCCTGCTCGTCGCCTGGGAGGACCTGACCCCCGCCCAGGCCGCGGAGGCGCTCGGCATCGCGCCGGTCGCGTTCCGCGTCCGCCTGCTGCGCGCCCGGCGCCGCTTCGCCCGGTCGCTCGCCGCGGACGGACTCCCGAACACCCCCGACGTCCTCGAGGTGAAGTCCACATGA
- a CDS encoding glycosyltransferase family 4 protein encodes MALVDPSGYSRPYDHELARALARRGHEVTLWTSAFVHGDAPQPAGYAVREHFYRRSNAMRVGARLRPAAKAAEHVADLRRLRGALRRERPDVVHVQWAVLRPVERTFYRRLHASGIPVVFTAHDPVPNVGGAARRRSVAATARSFARVICHSDWGRRALVEQCGVEPGRVRVVPHGVFGYLAELAPVAPPADPNGPLAVAPGLIRPYKGTDVLLEAWPQVRRHVPDATLLVAGRPMMDTSALPTGQPGVVYLPRYLSDAELAAALRRADAVVMPYRRIDNSGVLAAALAFAAPLVLSDVGGFGELHRRDGVGELVQAGDAAGLAAALTRVLGDDDLRAALRERSAAAAAGPLSWAAVAERTEDVYRELAR; translated from the coding sequence GTGGCGCTTGTCGACCCGTCCGGCTACTCGCGGCCGTACGATCATGAGCTCGCCCGCGCCCTTGCCCGGCGCGGCCACGAGGTCACGCTGTGGACGTCCGCATTCGTCCACGGCGATGCTCCCCAGCCGGCCGGATACGCCGTACGCGAGCACTTCTACCGGCGCAGCAACGCGATGCGGGTCGGCGCTCGCCTGCGCCCGGCCGCGAAGGCGGCAGAGCACGTCGCCGACCTGCGTCGGCTGCGCGGAGCGCTGCGCCGCGAGCGCCCCGACGTCGTCCACGTGCAGTGGGCCGTCCTGCGGCCGGTCGAGCGGACGTTCTACCGCCGCCTGCATGCGTCCGGGATTCCGGTGGTCTTCACCGCGCACGACCCGGTGCCGAACGTCGGCGGCGCCGCCCGCAGGCGATCGGTCGCCGCCACGGCGCGGTCGTTCGCGCGGGTGATCTGCCACAGCGACTGGGGCCGCCGCGCGCTCGTCGAGCAGTGCGGCGTCGAGCCCGGGCGGGTGCGGGTCGTCCCCCACGGCGTGTTCGGCTACCTGGCCGAGCTCGCGCCGGTCGCGCCGCCCGCCGACCCGAACGGCCCGCTGGCGGTCGCGCCGGGGCTGATCAGGCCGTACAAGGGCACCGACGTCCTGCTCGAGGCCTGGCCGCAGGTGCGCCGCCACGTCCCCGATGCGACGCTGCTCGTGGCCGGGCGGCCGATGATGGACACGTCCGCCCTTCCGACCGGCCAGCCGGGGGTGGTGTACCTGCCCCGTTACCTCTCCGACGCCGAGCTGGCCGCCGCCCTGCGCCGGGCGGACGCCGTCGTCATGCCCTACCGCCGCATCGACAACTCGGGCGTGCTCGCGGCGGCGCTCGCGTTCGCGGCGCCGCTCGTCCTGAGCGACGTGGGCGGGTTCGGGGAGCTCCACCGCCGTGACGGCGTCGGCGAGCTGGTGCAGGCCGGCGACGCCGCCGGCCTGGCCGCGGCGCTCACCCGCGTGCTCGGCGACGACGACCTGCGCGCCGCCCTGCGCGAGCGCAGCGCCGCGGCGGCCGCCGGCCCGCTCAGCTGGGCAGCCGTCGCCGAGCGCACCGAGGACGTGTACAGGGAGCTCGCTAGGTGA